A stretch of Arthrobacter sp. NEB 688 DNA encodes these proteins:
- a CDS encoding RNA-binding protein, translated as MLEEALEHLVTGIVDHKDEVQVRRRDLRRGEVLEVRVHPDDLGRVIGRSGRTASALRTVLGALAGGKPVRIDIVDTDRVR; from the coding sequence GTGCTCGAGGAGGCTCTCGAGCACCTCGTGACCGGCATCGTCGACCACAAGGACGAGGTGCAGGTCCGTCGTCGTGACCTGCGTCGTGGCGAGGTCCTCGAGGTGCGCGTGCACCCCGACGACCTCGGTCGCGTCATCGGTCGCTCCGGCCGCACCGCCAGCGCGCTGCGCACCGTGCTCGGGGCGCTCGCCGGCGGCAAGCCGGTCCGCATCGACATCGTCGACACCGACCGGGTCCGCTGA
- a CDS encoding P-II family nitrogen regulator translates to MKLVTAIIKPHQLDEVKEALEAFGIQGMTISEAQGYGRQRGHSEVYRGAEYTVDFVPKTRLEVLVDDMDASSVVDVVLKAAQTGRIGDGKVWVTPVEEVARVRTGERGVEAI, encoded by the coding sequence ATGAAGCTCGTCACCGCCATCATCAAGCCGCACCAGCTCGACGAGGTGAAGGAGGCCCTCGAGGCCTTCGGCATCCAGGGCATGACCATCAGCGAAGCCCAGGGCTACGGGCGCCAGCGCGGGCACAGCGAGGTCTACCGCGGTGCGGAGTACACCGTGGACTTCGTCCCGAAGACCCGCCTCGAGGTCCTCGTCGACGACATGGACGCCAGCTCGGTCGTCGACGTCGTCCTCAAGGCCGCGCAGACCGGTCGCATCGGTGACGGGAAGGTCTGGGTGACGCCCGTCGAGGAGGTCGCCCGGGTCCGCACCGGGGAGCGCGGGGTCGAGGCGATCTGA
- a CDS encoding amidohydrolase family protein: MATVLHLTGPVLVGREEERAQAWVVGGRLTFERPTGDHDVTTLAGWVLPGLVDAHCHVGLVATGATDAATAEAQATTDRDAGTLLIRDAGSPSDTRWVDERADLPRIIRAGRHIARTRRYIRNFAWEVEPDQLVERVRLEARAGDGWVKLVGDWIDRGAGDLTPCWPADVLAAAVAAAHEEGARVTAHCFGEQSLHDLAAAGTDCVEHATGLVPESIEAFARQGVAIVPTLVNIDTFPQIAEPAREKFPDYHRHMLDLHARRYETVAAAHDAGVPVYVGTDAGGSLPHGLAGQEVERLTRCGFSALEAVDAATWSARAWLGRPGLEEGAQADLVVYAQDPRADVGVLGHPVAVVLRGSVVA; encoded by the coding sequence ATGGCAACGGTGCTGCACCTCACGGGACCCGTCCTCGTCGGCCGCGAGGAGGAGCGGGCGCAGGCCTGGGTCGTCGGCGGCCGCCTCACCTTCGAGCGGCCCACGGGCGACCACGACGTGACGACGCTCGCCGGGTGGGTGCTGCCGGGGCTCGTCGACGCCCACTGCCACGTCGGGCTCGTCGCCACCGGGGCCACGGACGCCGCGACCGCCGAGGCGCAGGCCACGACCGACCGCGACGCCGGCACGCTGCTCATCCGCGACGCCGGGTCGCCGAGCGACACCCGGTGGGTCGACGAGCGCGCCGACCTGCCGCGGATCATCCGGGCGGGCCGGCACATCGCCCGCACCCGCCGCTACATCCGCAACTTCGCGTGGGAGGTGGAGCCTGACCAGCTCGTCGAGCGCGTCCGGCTCGAGGCGCGGGCCGGCGACGGCTGGGTCAAGCTCGTCGGCGACTGGATCGACCGCGGGGCCGGTGACCTGACGCCGTGCTGGCCGGCCGACGTGCTGGCCGCGGCGGTGGCCGCGGCCCACGAGGAGGGTGCGCGCGTCACGGCCCACTGCTTCGGGGAGCAGAGCCTGCACGACCTCGCCGCGGCCGGCACCGACTGCGTCGAGCACGCGACCGGCCTCGTGCCCGAGAGCATCGAGGCGTTCGCGCGGCAGGGCGTCGCGATCGTGCCGACGCTCGTCAACATCGACACCTTCCCGCAGATCGCCGAGCCGGCGCGCGAGAAGTTCCCCGACTACCACCGGCACATGCTCGACCTGCACGCCCGCCGCTACGAGACCGTCGCGGCGGCGCACGACGCCGGGGTGCCGGTCTACGTCGGCACCGACGCGGGCGGGTCGCTGCCGCACGGCCTCGCCGGCCAGGAGGTGGAGCGGCTGACGCGCTGCGGCTTCTCGGCGCTGGAGGCCGTGGACGCCGCGACGTGGTCGGCACGCGCCTGGCTCGGGCGGCCGGGGCTCGAGGAGGGCGCCCAGGCCGACCTCGTCGTCTACGCGCAGGACCCGCGGGCCGACGTCGGGGTGCTGGGGCACCCCGTGGCCGTCGTGCTCCGCGGGTCCGTCGTCGCCTGA
- a CDS encoding sulfite exporter TauE/SafE family protein — MRRLVLLALVGLGAQLVDGSLGMAYGVTSTTLLLAIGTNPAAASATVHLAEIGTTLASGASHWKFGNVDWAVVLKIGIPGAVGAFAGATFLSSLDTSVAAPVMSLILLTLGVYVLVRFTVKGLRKDRVGHPLRSRFLAPLGLVAGFVDSTGGGGWGPVGTPAILASGRLEPRKVIGSIDTSEFLVSVAASLGFLLALGSEDIDFTWVLALLAGGLVAAPIAAWLVRHVPPRVLGSAVGGVIILTNTRTILKSDWVDAAEGTRWAVYAVLYLVWAAAVAWSLRAHRAERAEEARLGRELDRDLADLEDASDPEAAPRG; from the coding sequence GTGCGGCGTCTCGTTCTCCTCGCACTCGTCGGTCTGGGCGCCCAGCTCGTCGACGGGTCTCTCGGCATGGCGTACGGGGTCACCTCGACCACGCTGCTGCTCGCCATCGGTACCAACCCCGCGGCCGCGTCCGCGACCGTCCACCTCGCCGAGATCGGCACGACGCTCGCCTCCGGTGCCTCGCACTGGAAGTTCGGCAACGTCGACTGGGCGGTGGTCCTCAAGATCGGCATCCCGGGCGCCGTCGGCGCCTTCGCCGGCGCGACCTTCCTCTCCAGCCTCGACACCTCGGTCGCCGCGCCGGTCATGTCGCTCATCCTCCTGACGCTCGGCGTCTACGTCCTCGTGCGCTTCACCGTCAAGGGCCTGCGCAAGGACCGCGTCGGCCACCCGCTGCGCTCGCGCTTCCTCGCCCCGCTCGGGCTCGTCGCCGGCTTCGTCGACTCGACCGGCGGCGGCGGCTGGGGCCCGGTCGGCACGCCGGCCATCCTCGCGAGCGGCCGCCTCGAGCCCCGCAAGGTCATCGGCTCGATCGACACCAGCGAGTTCCTCGTCTCCGTCGCCGCGAGCCTGGGCTTCCTGCTCGCGCTCGGGTCGGAGGACATCGACTTCACCTGGGTGCTCGCCCTGCTCGCCGGTGGCCTGGTCGCGGCGCCCATCGCGGCGTGGCTGGTCCGGCACGTGCCGCCGCGGGTCCTCGGCTCGGCCGTCGGTGGCGTCATCATCCTCACCAACACCCGCACCATCCTCAAGAGCGACTGGGTCGACGCCGCCGAGGGCACCCGCTGGGCGGTCTACGCCGTGCTCTACCTCGTGTGGGCCGCGGCCGTCGCCTGGTCGCTGCGGGCGCACCGCGCCGAGCGGGCCGAGGAGGCCCGGCTGGGCCGCGAGCTCGACCGCGACCTCGCCGACCTCGAGGACGCGTCCGACCCCGAGGCCGCCCCGCGCGGCTGA
- the ffh gene encoding signal recognition particle protein, whose amino-acid sequence MFTSLSDRLTETFRNLRTKGRLSESDVNRTVRDIRLALLDADVALPVVKAFTGTVRERALGAEVSEALNPAQQIVKIVNEELVGILGGETRSIRFAKQPPTVIMLAGLQGSGKTTLAGKLAAWLKEQGHTPLLVAADLQRPNAVTQLEVVGQRAGVPVYAPERGNTAGHDVVGGDVEGTRSHGDPVRVSRDGIAQARARQHDVVIVDTAGRLAVDTDLMQQAADIRAAIQPDEVLFVIDAMIGQAAVETAEAFLEGVDFTGVVLSKLDGDARGGAALSVASVTGRPIMFASTGENTKDFEVFHPDRMASRILDMGDVLTLIEQAEKAFDRTQAAEMERKFLAAEDFTFDDFLQQMAAIKKMGSLKSILGMMPGMGQMKAQLDAFDEREFDRVEAMVRSMTPFERNHPKQINGSRRARIAKGSGVSTSEVNQLLERFGEAQKMMKQLAKGGGIPGMPGMGSGPGKRGRQQAPQRKKSKSGNPAKRAAEERAAATKAAQAPATGASFGAGGGDLDPASFDPANLPKGFDKFLGK is encoded by the coding sequence GTGTTCACGAGCCTGTCCGACCGCCTGACCGAGACCTTCCGCAACCTGCGGACGAAGGGCCGCCTCAGCGAGTCCGACGTCAACAGGACGGTGCGCGACATCCGCCTCGCGCTCCTCGACGCCGACGTCGCCCTGCCGGTCGTCAAGGCCTTCACGGGGACCGTGCGCGAGCGGGCCCTCGGGGCCGAGGTCAGCGAGGCGCTCAACCCGGCGCAGCAGATCGTCAAGATCGTCAACGAGGAGCTCGTCGGGATCCTCGGCGGCGAGACGCGCAGCATCCGCTTCGCCAAGCAGCCGCCGACCGTCATCATGCTCGCCGGCCTCCAGGGCTCGGGCAAGACGACCCTCGCCGGCAAGCTCGCGGCCTGGCTCAAGGAGCAGGGGCACACCCCGCTGCTCGTCGCGGCCGACCTCCAGCGCCCGAACGCGGTCACCCAGCTCGAGGTCGTCGGCCAGCGCGCCGGCGTGCCCGTCTACGCGCCCGAGCGCGGCAACACCGCCGGCCACGACGTCGTCGGCGGCGACGTCGAGGGCACCCGTTCGCACGGCGACCCGGTCCGCGTCTCGCGCGACGGCATCGCGCAGGCCCGGGCCCGCCAGCACGACGTCGTCATCGTCGACACCGCCGGCCGGCTCGCCGTCGACACCGACCTCATGCAGCAGGCGGCCGACATCCGCGCGGCCATCCAGCCCGACGAGGTCCTCTTCGTCATCGACGCGATGATCGGCCAGGCCGCCGTCGAGACCGCCGAGGCCTTCCTCGAGGGCGTCGACTTCACCGGTGTCGTCCTGTCCAAGCTCGACGGCGACGCCCGCGGTGGCGCGGCCCTGTCGGTCGCGTCCGTTACCGGCCGGCCGATCATGTTCGCCTCGACCGGTGAGAACACCAAGGACTTCGAGGTCTTCCACCCCGACCGGATGGCCTCGCGCATCCTCGACATGGGTGACGTCCTCACCCTCATCGAGCAGGCCGAGAAGGCGTTCGACCGCACCCAGGCCGCCGAGATGGAGCGCAAGTTCCTCGCGGCCGAGGACTTCACGTTCGACGACTTCCTCCAGCAGATGGCCGCCATCAAGAAGATGGGCTCGCTCAAGTCGATCCTCGGGATGATGCCGGGCATGGGCCAGATGAAGGCCCAGCTCGACGCCTTCGACGAGCGCGAGTTCGACCGCGTCGAGGCGATGGTCCGCTCGATGACCCCGTTCGAGCGCAACCACCCCAAGCAGATCAACGGCTCGCGACGCGCCCGCATCGCCAAGGGCTCGGGCGTCTCGACCTCCGAGGTCAACCAGCTGCTCGAGCGCTTCGGCGAGGCGCAGAAGATGATGAAGCAGCTCGCGAAGGGCGGCGGCATCCCCGGCATGCCCGGGATGGGCTCCGGCCCGGGCAAGCGCGGCCGCCAGCAGGCGCCGCAGCGCAAGAAGTCCAAGTCCGGCAACCCCGCCAAGCGGGCGGCCGAGGAGCGGGCGGCGGCGACCAAGGCCGCCCAGGCCCCGGCGACGGGCGCGAGCTTCGGCGCCGGCGGCGGCGACCTCGACCCCGCGTCGTTCGACCCGGCCAACCTGCCGAAGGGCTTCGACAAGTTCCTCGGCAAGTGA
- the rimM gene encoding ribosome maturation factor RimM (Essential for efficient processing of 16S rRNA) codes for MSESTVIARIGRPHGLRGEVTVRLHTDEPELRLAVGAVLDTEADPGSGVPRVLTVRSTRVHNGIWLVAFEGVPDRTGAEGLRGTRLVLAGDAPEVADEGDEDLFSEAQLVGLAVHTPAGDRIGEVTGLVIGAAQDRLAVRLTDGRTGEVPFVAALVPEVDVAGGRVVVDAPGGLFDLED; via the coding sequence GTGAGCGAGTCCACCGTCATCGCCCGGATCGGCCGGCCGCACGGCCTGCGCGGCGAGGTCACCGTCCGCCTGCACACCGACGAGCCCGAGCTGCGGCTGGCCGTCGGCGCCGTGCTCGACACCGAGGCGGACCCGGGCTCCGGCGTGCCCCGCGTCCTCACCGTGCGCTCGACCCGGGTGCACAACGGCATCTGGCTCGTGGCCTTCGAGGGCGTGCCGGACCGCACCGGCGCCGAGGGCCTGCGCGGTACCCGGCTCGTGCTCGCCGGCGACGCCCCGGAGGTCGCCGACGAGGGCGACGAGGACCTCTTCAGCGAGGCCCAGCTCGTCGGGCTCGCCGTCCACACGCCCGCCGGCGACCGGATCGGCGAGGTGACCGGCCTGGTCATCGGCGCGGCCCAGGACCGGCTCGCGGTGCGGCTCACCGACGGCCGCACGGGCGAGGTGCCGTTCGTCGCGGCCCTCGTGCCCGAGGTCGACGTCGCGGGCGGCCGCGTCGTCGTCGACGCCCCGGGTGGCCTCTTCGACCTCGAGGACTGA
- a CDS encoding [protein-PII] uridylyltransferase, whose translation MATPSSDIGSRRLDLAGTRDFHVAGAGRARREALSTFNRAWLAEVWRSATGGVRLEGVALAAVGSLGRGDAGPLSDYDLVLLHSERSLPAKELTALADRVWYPIWDAGVRLDHSVRTVTQCRQVAAADLTAAVGMLDLAAVAGDTELVTAARSTVAHDWRGNARKRLPQLVEALGSRHARQGDLAQSIEPELKEAHGGLRDMTVLAALAEAWLADRPHGGVDRAHELLLDVRDAVHVVTGRGRDRLGREDHDAVAALLGFPDADDLLTAVSGAGRLIAYALDGTVRRAGQSQRARALRVGPRRPQMTPLGHGFFSSDGEVVLGSSRLAETDDAMALRAGVVAARAGLPVARATLENLAAHVPPLPEPWPQAARDLLGDLLAAGPGLVTVWEGLDQAGVVEQWLPEWAAVRSRPQRSAVHRHTVDRHLVETVVRAAGLVRRTSRPDLLLVGALLHDIGKVRGAHDHSVTGAETTRTVATRWGFPPHDVEVLVTLVREHLTLIELATRRDHQDPATVDAAVEAVGGDREVLELLLAVSEADASAAGPLAWTDWRSTLLDQLANAVRARLDAPQPAPAAAGQEAPPSSGALDPEVVAAVRAGEPRVTVVSGGGSHRLDIVDLDRVGLFADTAGLLAAEGHTVRTAILRTVDGVAIDEWHVESPSGAVPDPERIVRGLARLGRGDRAPLQTLDRRRAHLPRPSRESGIGSPGQARALVVPGASTEATVLEVRAQDRPGLLHELGAALAGAGMSVRSAHIATYAGQTLDTFYLTGADGLPLPPARVAQAVSLVIDTCDGVGPA comes from the coding sequence ATGGCCACCCCCTCGAGCGACATCGGCTCCCGGAGGCTCGACCTGGCCGGCACCCGCGACTTCCACGTCGCCGGTGCCGGCCGGGCGCGCCGGGAGGCCCTGTCCACCTTCAACCGCGCGTGGCTCGCCGAGGTCTGGCGCTCCGCGACCGGCGGGGTGCGCCTCGAGGGGGTGGCCCTGGCCGCCGTCGGGAGCCTCGGGCGCGGTGACGCCGGCCCGCTGTCCGACTACGACCTCGTCCTCCTGCACTCCGAGCGCTCCCTGCCCGCCAAGGAGCTGACCGCCCTCGCCGACCGGGTCTGGTACCCGATCTGGGACGCCGGGGTGCGCCTGGACCACAGCGTCCGCACGGTCACCCAGTGCCGCCAGGTGGCGGCTGCCGACCTCACCGCGGCCGTCGGGATGCTCGACCTCGCCGCGGTCGCGGGGGACACCGAGCTCGTGACCGCCGCGCGCTCGACCGTCGCGCACGACTGGCGCGGCAACGCCCGCAAGCGGCTGCCCCAGCTCGTCGAGGCGCTCGGCTCGCGGCACGCACGCCAGGGCGACCTCGCGCAGTCGATCGAGCCCGAGCTCAAGGAGGCCCACGGCGGGCTGCGCGACATGACCGTCCTCGCCGCGCTCGCCGAGGCCTGGCTCGCCGACCGCCCGCACGGCGGGGTCGACCGCGCCCACGAGCTGCTCCTCGACGTCCGCGACGCCGTCCACGTCGTCACCGGCCGCGGGCGCGACCGCCTCGGGCGCGAGGACCACGACGCCGTCGCGGCCCTGCTCGGCTTCCCCGACGCCGACGACCTGCTGACGGCCGTCTCCGGCGCCGGGCGCCTCATCGCCTACGCCCTCGACGGCACCGTGCGCCGGGCCGGCCAGTCGCAGCGCGCCCGGGCGCTGCGCGTCGGGCCGCGCCGCCCCCAGATGACCCCGCTCGGCCACGGCTTCTTCTCGAGCGACGGCGAGGTCGTCCTCGGCTCCTCGCGCCTGGCCGAGACCGACGACGCGATGGCCCTGCGTGCCGGGGTCGTCGCGGCGCGCGCCGGCCTGCCGGTCGCCCGCGCCACCCTCGAGAACCTCGCCGCGCACGTGCCACCGCTGCCCGAGCCCTGGCCGCAGGCCGCGCGCGACCTGCTCGGCGACCTCCTCGCCGCCGGGCCGGGGCTGGTCACCGTCTGGGAGGGCCTGGACCAGGCCGGCGTCGTCGAGCAGTGGCTGCCGGAGTGGGCGGCCGTCCGCTCGCGGCCGCAGCGCAGCGCCGTCCACCGGCACACCGTCGACCGGCACCTCGTCGAGACCGTCGTGCGGGCCGCCGGGCTGGTGCGGCGCACCTCGCGCCCGGACCTGCTCCTCGTCGGTGCGCTGCTGCACGACATCGGCAAGGTCCGTGGCGCGCACGACCACTCGGTGACCGGCGCCGAGACCACGCGGACCGTCGCGACCCGGTGGGGCTTCCCGCCGCACGACGTCGAGGTCCTCGTGACCCTCGTGCGCGAGCACCTGACCCTCATCGAGCTCGCGACCCGTCGCGACCACCAGGACCCCGCGACCGTCGATGCCGCCGTCGAGGCCGTCGGGGGCGACCGCGAGGTGCTCGAGCTGCTCCTCGCGGTCTCGGAGGCCGACGCCTCGGCCGCCGGCCCGCTCGCGTGGACCGACTGGCGCTCGACGCTGCTCGACCAGCTGGCCAACGCCGTGCGGGCGCGCCTCGACGCGCCCCAGCCCGCGCCGGCCGCCGCCGGCCAGGAGGCCCCGCCGAGCTCCGGCGCGCTCGACCCCGAGGTCGTCGCGGCGGTGCGCGCCGGCGAGCCGCGGGTGACCGTCGTCTCCGGCGGCGGGTCGCACCGCCTCGACATCGTCGACCTCGACCGGGTCGGGCTCTTCGCCGACACCGCGGGGCTGCTCGCGGCCGAGGGGCACACCGTGCGCACGGCCATCCTGCGCACGGTCGACGGCGTGGCCATCGACGAGTGGCACGTCGAGTCGCCCTCGGGCGCCGTGCCCGACCCCGAGCGCATCGTCCGCGGCCTGGCCCGCCTCGGCCGCGGCGACCGGGCGCCCCTGCAGACGCTCGACCGGCGGCGCGCCCACCTGCCGCGGCCCTCGCGCGAGTCGGGCATCGGCTCCCCCGGCCAGGCGCGGGCGCTCGTCGTCCCCGGCGCCAGCACCGAGGCGACCGTGCTCGAGGTGCGCGCCCAGGACCGCCCGGGCCTGCTCCACGAGCTCGGGGCGGCGCTCGCGGGCGCCGGGATGTCGGTCCGCTCGGCGCACATCGCGACCTACGCCGGGCAGACCCTCGACACCTTCTACCTCACCGGCGCCGACGGCCTGCCGCTGCCGCCGGCCCGGGTGGCCCAGGCGGTCAGCCTGGTCATCGACACGTGCGACGGGGTCGGTCCCGCCTGA
- a CDS encoding alpha/beta fold hydrolase → MTHPAGGLNTLAVGTDGPRVAFLHGLFGQGRNWTQIAKALAGPDGTAARCLLVDLPDHGRSPWSEEFSYEGYAAAVAATLEQAAPGERWVVVGHSLGGKVSMVLALTHPELLASLVVVDIAPKGYGDLDRFRGYIDEMHALPLDALTSRADAEARFREPDPGVKAFLLQNLRRHGSDWSWQANLDLVRRDADRGSGSLIADFPDLGDASWDGPVVWLAGSESGYVRPEDVPAMRARFPRVRLVTVKGAAHWVHTDAPEVVVETLRRVVRSVTT, encoded by the coding sequence GTGACCCACCCGGCCGGGGGACTGAACACCCTCGCCGTCGGCACCGACGGCCCGCGGGTCGCGTTCCTCCACGGCCTGTTCGGTCAGGGCCGCAACTGGACCCAGATCGCGAAGGCGCTCGCCGGCCCGGACGGCACCGCCGCCCGCTGCCTGCTCGTCGACCTGCCCGACCACGGTCGCTCGCCGTGGAGCGAGGAGTTCTCCTACGAGGGGTACGCCGCGGCCGTCGCGGCCACGCTGGAGCAGGCGGCGCCGGGGGAGCGCTGGGTGGTCGTCGGCCACAGCCTCGGCGGCAAGGTCTCGATGGTCCTCGCGCTGACCCACCCCGAGCTGCTCGCGAGCCTCGTCGTCGTCGACATCGCCCCCAAGGGCTACGGCGACCTCGACCGCTTCCGGGGCTACATCGACGAGATGCACGCCCTGCCGCTGGACGCGCTGACCAGCCGCGCCGACGCCGAGGCGCGCTTCCGCGAGCCGGACCCGGGCGTCAAGGCCTTCCTCCTGCAGAACCTGCGCCGGCACGGCAGCGACTGGTCGTGGCAGGCCAACCTCGACCTCGTGCGCCGGGACGCCGACCGGGGGAGCGGCTCGCTCATCGCCGACTTCCCCGACCTCGGGGACGCGTCGTGGGACGGGCCGGTCGTCTGGCTGGCCGGCTCCGAGTCGGGGTACGTGCGGCCCGAGGACGTCCCCGCGATGCGCGCGCGCTTCCCGCGGGTGCGCCTGGTGACGGTCAAGGGCGCGGCCCACTGGGTGCACACCGACGCGCCCGAGGTCGTCGTCGAGACGCTGCGCCGCGTCGTCCGCTCCGTCACGACCTGA
- the rpsP gene encoding 30S ribosomal protein S16 encodes MAVKIRLKRMGKIRTAIYRVVVMDSRTKRDGRAIEEIGKYDPNQEPSLIEIDMERADYWVAQGAQPTEAVAALLGHYKNGTLKVAEPKTPKKDLYEAALAAAGKADADGSAATTPRKKAAKKAEEAPVAADTDGSAAAAESTDADADAAKA; translated from the coding sequence GTGGCCGTCAAGATTCGTCTCAAGCGGATGGGCAAGATCCGTACCGCCATCTACCGTGTCGTCGTCATGGACTCGCGCACCAAGCGCGACGGCCGGGCGATCGAGGAGATCGGCAAGTACGACCCCAACCAGGAGCCGTCGCTCATCGAGATCGACATGGAGCGCGCGGACTACTGGGTCGCCCAGGGCGCCCAGCCGACCGAGGCCGTCGCCGCGCTCCTCGGGCACTACAAGAACGGCACCCTCAAGGTCGCCGAGCCGAAGACGCCCAAGAAGGACCTCTACGAGGCGGCCCTCGCCGCCGCGGGCAAGGCCGACGCCGACGGCAGCGCCGCCACCACCCCGCGCAAGAAGGCCGCCAAGAAGGCCGAGGAGGCGCCCGTCGCCGCCGACACCGACGGCAGCGCCGCCGCGGCGGAGTCCACGGACGCCGACGCCGACGCCGCCAAGGCCTGA
- a CDS encoding Rrf2 family transcriptional regulator, giving the protein MDISARADYAVRALLVLAEDPTADRAHPADELARRAGVPAKFLEAILGDLRRAGFVSSRRGSGGGYLLARPPAEVTMGEVLRAVDGPLAEVRGQRPHETHYTGSAEHLATVWVAARAALRRVLDETTLEQVLEGRLPDHVRAMAELPDAWESR; this is encoded by the coding sequence GTGGACATCTCCGCCCGCGCCGACTACGCCGTCCGTGCCCTCCTCGTCCTGGCCGAGGACCCGACGGCGGACCGCGCCCACCCCGCCGACGAGCTCGCCCGGCGCGCCGGCGTCCCGGCCAAGTTCCTCGAGGCGATCCTCGGCGACCTGCGCCGGGCCGGCTTCGTCTCCAGCCGGCGCGGGAGCGGTGGGGGCTACCTCCTCGCGCGCCCACCGGCGGAGGTGACGATGGGGGAGGTGCTGCGGGCCGTCGACGGCCCGCTCGCCGAGGTACGCGGACAGCGTCCCCACGAGACGCACTACACCGGCTCCGCCGAGCACCTCGCCACGGTCTGGGTCGCGGCCCGGGCAGCGCTGCGGCGCGTCCTCGACGAGACGACCCTCGAGCAGGTGCTCGAGGGCCGGCTGCCCGACCACGTCCGGGCGATGGCCGAGCTGCCGGACGCCTGGGAGAGCCGCTGA
- a CDS encoding ammonium transporter, with the protein MSTTLLPLADAAETVDYASTGFLILCASLVLLMTTPGLALFYGGLTRSKSVLNMMMMSFGAMGVVGLVYVLWGYSMSFGSQNVGGIIANPFEKFGLANTEGIVNPFGYEGYGNVPELAFVGFQLTFAVITVALISGAVADRVKFSTWMVFSGLWVTFAYFPIAHMVWGGGLLSGAETSLSSLVFGSTDGVANFAPIDFAGGTVVHINAGMAGLVLALVVGVRVGFGKVPMRPHNVPLVMIGAGLLWFGWFGFNAGSELAPDGTAALVWVNTTVATCAAMMGWLFLEKLRDGHATSVGAASGVVAGLVAITPACGALSPLGSIVLGLVAGALSAYAVGLKYRFGFDDSLDVVGVHLVAGLWGTIGAGLLSTSTGLFYGGGVQQTVVQVLVALASLLISGVVTLVIALALKATMGWRIPEDVEVAGIDQAEHAESAYELATRGGRLGGGTTPAPSATRSTERLDLEGAK; encoded by the coding sequence ATGAGCACGACACTCCTCCCGCTGGCAGACGCTGCGGAGACCGTCGACTACGCGTCGACGGGGTTCCTCATCCTCTGCGCCTCCCTCGTCCTCCTCATGACCACCCCGGGCCTCGCGCTGTTCTACGGCGGCCTGACCCGGTCCAAGTCGGTCCTCAACATGATGATGATGTCCTTCGGCGCGATGGGCGTCGTCGGGCTCGTCTACGTCCTCTGGGGCTACTCGATGTCCTTCGGCTCCCAGAACGTCGGCGGCATCATCGCCAACCCGTTCGAGAAGTTCGGCCTCGCGAACACGGAGGGGATCGTCAACCCCTTCGGCTACGAGGGCTACGGCAACGTCCCCGAGCTGGCCTTCGTCGGCTTCCAGCTGACCTTCGCCGTCATCACCGTGGCGCTCATCAGCGGCGCCGTGGCCGACCGCGTCAAGTTCTCGACGTGGATGGTCTTCTCGGGCCTGTGGGTGACCTTCGCCTACTTCCCGATCGCCCACATGGTGTGGGGCGGCGGCCTGCTGTCCGGCGCCGAGACGAGCCTCTCGTCGCTCGTCTTCGGCTCGACCGACGGGGTGGCGAACTTCGCCCCGATCGACTTCGCCGGTGGCACGGTCGTCCACATCAACGCCGGCATGGCGGGTCTCGTCCTCGCCCTCGTCGTCGGCGTCCGGGTCGGCTTCGGCAAGGTGCCGATGCGCCCGCACAACGTCCCGCTCGTCATGATCGGCGCCGGCCTGCTGTGGTTCGGCTGGTTCGGGTTCAACGCGGGCTCCGAGCTCGCCCCCGACGGCACCGCGGCCCTGGTCTGGGTCAACACGACCGTCGCCACCTGCGCCGCGATGATGGGCTGGCTGTTCCTGGAGAAGCTGCGTGACGGTCACGCCACCTCCGTCGGTGCCGCCTCCGGTGTCGTCGCCGGCCTCGTCGCGATCACCCCCGCCTGTGGCGCCCTCTCGCCCCTCGGCTCGATCGTCCTCGGCCTCGTCGCCGGTGCCCTCTCGGCCTACGCTGTCGGCCTCAAGTACCGCTTCGGCTTCGACGACTCGCTCGACGTCGTCGGCGTCCACCTCGTCGCCGGCCTCTGGGGCACCATCGGCGCCGGCCTGCTGTCCACGAGCACCGGGCTCTTCTACGGTGGTGGCGTGCAGCAGACCGTCGTCCAGGTCCTCGTCGCGCTCGCCTCGCTCCTCATCTCGGGTGTCGTCACCCTCGTCATCGCCCTGGCCCTCAAGGCGACGATGGGCTGGCGCATCCCGGAGGACGTCGAGGTCGCCGGCATCGACCAGGCCGAGCACGCCGAGTCCGCCTACGAGCTCGCGACCCGCGGCGGCCGCCTCGGCGGGGGCACCACCCCCGCCCCCAGCGCCACCCGCAGCACCGAGCGCCTCGACCTCGAAGGAGCCAAGTGA